Proteins co-encoded in one Halorussus salinus genomic window:
- the glmU gene encoding bifunctional sugar-1-phosphate nucleotidylyltransferase/acetyltransferase: MQAVVLAAGEGTRIRPLSASLPKPMLPVADRPLAAHAADAAVRAGADELILVVGYEADAVREYFGEEYAGIPVEYAVQNEQAGTADAVRAAREHLDGAFAVLNGDNLYDPAGVERLFAAGPSVGAHRVADPTNYGVLSTDGDTVTDIVEKPADPPTDLANTGAYVFPAAAREWLDVPASERGEHEITDVLARTIAEHEVTAVEIDRWLDVGRPWELLEANEWKLAEGERDIRGSVHENADLRGNVVVEEGAAVDAGVVIEGPALVRSGASVGPNAYVRGATLVGEDAKVGHGVEVKNSVLMAGATVGHLSYVGDSVLGRGVNFGAGTTVANLRHDDRPVKLTVKGERVSTDRRKFGVVVGDEAKTGINVALNAGTKLSPGVGVPPGETVTRDR; the protein is encoded by the coding sequence ATTCAGGCAGTCGTCCTCGCCGCTGGCGAAGGCACCCGAATTCGGCCGCTGTCGGCGTCGCTCCCGAAACCGATGCTCCCCGTCGCCGACCGACCACTCGCGGCCCACGCCGCCGACGCCGCGGTTCGCGCGGGCGCGGACGAACTGATACTCGTCGTCGGGTACGAAGCCGACGCGGTCCGCGAGTACTTCGGCGAGGAGTACGCCGGTATCCCCGTCGAGTACGCGGTTCAGAACGAGCAGGCCGGGACCGCCGACGCGGTTCGGGCGGCCCGCGAGCATCTCGACGGCGCGTTCGCGGTGCTGAACGGCGACAACCTTTACGACCCCGCGGGCGTCGAGCGGTTGTTCGCGGCCGGGCCGAGCGTCGGCGCGCACCGCGTCGCGGACCCGACGAACTACGGCGTCCTCTCGACGGACGGGGACACCGTGACCGACATCGTGGAGAAACCCGCCGACCCGCCGACTGACCTCGCCAACACCGGAGCCTACGTCTTCCCCGCGGCGGCCCGCGAGTGGCTGGACGTGCCCGCGAGTGAGCGCGGCGAACACGAGATTACCGACGTGTTGGCTCGAACTATCGCGGAACACGAGGTCACGGCGGTCGAAATCGACCGCTGGCTCGACGTGGGTCGGCCGTGGGAACTGCTGGAAGCCAACGAGTGGAAACTCGCCGAGGGAGAGCGCGACATCCGGGGGTCGGTCCACGAGAACGCCGACCTCCGCGGGAACGTCGTCGTCGAGGAGGGCGCGGCCGTGGACGCGGGCGTGGTAATCGAGGGTCCCGCGCTGGTGCGCTCTGGCGCGAGCGTGGGTCCGAACGCGTACGTCCGCGGGGCGACCCTCGTCGGCGAGGACGCGAAGGTCGGTCACGGCGTCGAGGTCAAAAACAGCGTCCTGATGGCCGGAGCCACGGTCGGCCACCTGAGCTACGTCGGCGACAGCGTACTGGGCCGAGGCGTGAACTTCGGCGCGGGGACGACGGTGGCGAACCTCCGTCACGACGACCGGCCGGTGAAACTCACGGTCAAGGGCGAGCGGGTCTCGACCGACCGCCGGAAGTTCGGCGTCGTCGTCGGCGACGAGGCGAAAACCGGAATCAACGTCGCGCTGAACGCGGGCACGAAGCTCTCGCCGGGCGTCGGCGTCCCGCCGGGCGAGACCGTGACCCGCGACAGATAG
- a CDS encoding chemotaxis protein CheW, with product MPETVGDVQVLEFRLEDRKYCIDIAHVDEIVDKDELTPLPNSEPRVEGVMDLRGITTTIINPKKVLELDETETGERVVVLESDDDEEGSVGWLIDAVNQVVSIDTDEVDESVESGSVRGIVRQDDDFVVWVKPEEINN from the coding sequence ATGCCAGAGACAGTCGGCGACGTTCAGGTCCTCGAATTCCGGCTGGAGGACCGGAAGTACTGCATCGACATCGCTCACGTGGACGAGATAGTGGACAAGGACGAACTGACACCGCTCCCGAACTCCGAGCCTCGTGTCGAGGGCGTGATGGACCTGCGGGGCATCACGACGACCATCATCAACCCCAAGAAGGTGCTAGAGTTGGACGAGACCGAGACCGGTGAGCGCGTGGTCGTCCTCGAATCCGACGACGACGAGGAGGGAAGCGTCGGGTGGCTCATCGACGCGGTGAATCAGGTCGTCAGCATCGACACCGACGAGGTGGACGAGAGCGTCGAGAGCGGGTCAGTTCGGGGCATCGTTCGCCAAGACGACGACTTCGTGGTCTGGGTCAAGCCCGAGGAGATCAACAACTGA
- a CDS encoding ArsR/SmtB family transcription factor, which produces MEAVELLRVLGNKYNAEILRATNEPMSAQELSDELEIPIATSYRRIEELTEADLLELSGREFSDEGRRTKVYRRNVDALEFSFEEESIDVSVDDRPDVDNSLADVWRDLKAE; this is translated from the coding sequence ATGGAGGCCGTGGAACTGCTCCGGGTACTCGGCAACAAGTACAACGCCGAGATACTCCGCGCCACGAACGAGCCGATGTCGGCGCAGGAACTGAGCGACGAACTCGAAATCCCGATAGCGACTAGTTATCGGCGAATCGAGGAGCTCACCGAGGCCGACTTGCTCGAACTGTCGGGCAGGGAGTTTTCCGACGAAGGGCGGCGGACGAAGGTCTATCGACGCAACGTAGACGCGCTCGAATTCTCCTTCGAGGAGGAGTCCATCGACGTGTCCGTGGACGACCGTCCGGACGTGGACAACTCGCTGGCGGACGTGTGGCGCGACCTGAAAGCCGAATGA
- a CDS encoding DUF7521 family protein yields MQTIELLYVVFSVTLATAGLSMVGLAVRAYNRTSRQAMFHLSIGFTLIVAAAIATTVSAFATRFEQTRMLLSVNYLITTVGYLFVIYSITANE; encoded by the coding sequence ATGCAAACGATAGAACTGCTGTACGTCGTGTTCAGCGTCACTTTAGCAACTGCCGGTCTCTCGATGGTCGGACTCGCGGTCCGGGCGTACAACCGAACGTCCCGTCAGGCGATGTTCCACCTCTCCATCGGATTCACGCTCATCGTCGCGGCCGCGATAGCGACGACCGTGAGTGCGTTCGCAACCCGCTTCGAACAGACCCGGATGTTGCTGTCGGTCAACTATCTCATCACGACCGTCGGGTATCTGTTCGTCATCTACAGTATCACCGCAAACGAATAA
- a CDS encoding archaellin/type IV pilin N-terminal domain-containing protein, translated as MKEKIKERLTDRGQVGIGTLIVFIAMVLVAAIAAGVLINTAGFLQTKSEQTGQESSAQVSNRVQVVSAFGNVANEQVEQINLTVMRGSGSADINLSAATIEWIGPNEARTLVHNSEEPATLNGTEFNVSAIKDPDDSEPVLNTQDDRFKITMKATEIGGALGEGEEVKLKLTTQYGAVTLYRANVPQSLSQESAVTV; from the coding sequence ATGAAAGAAAAAATCAAAGAGCGGTTAACTGACAGAGGTCAGGTCGGTATCGGTACGCTCATCGTGTTCATCGCGATGGTGCTGGTCGCCGCAATCGCGGCGGGCGTGCTGATCAACACGGCAGGATTCCTCCAGACCAAGTCCGAACAGACTGGTCAGGAGAGCAGCGCACAGGTCTCGAACCGCGTGCAGGTCGTCAGCGCGTTCGGTAACGTCGCCAATGAACAGGTCGAACAAATCAACCTGACGGTCATGCGTGGCTCCGGTTCCGCAGACATTAACCTCTCGGCGGCCACGATAGAGTGGATCGGTCCGAACGAAGCGAGAACGCTCGTTCACAACAGCGAAGAACCCGCGACACTCAACGGAACCGAGTTCAACGTCAGCGCCATCAAGGACCCCGACGACTCCGAACCGGTCCTGAACACGCAGGACGACCGGTTCAAGATTACGATGAAGGCGACCGAAATCGGCGGCGCGCTGGGCGAGGGCGAGGAGGTTAAGCTCAAGCTCACCACCCAGTACGGTGCAGTGACGCTCTACCGCGCGAACGTGCCTCAGTCGCTCTCCCAAGAGAGCGCAGTCACGGTCTAA
- a CDS encoding HEAT repeat domain-containing protein: MTSLFELEKTGDVDQLTSLLAKSNSEPVRRRAADILGEVDAPDEEILDPLVTAVQNDDSEAVRAAAIDALDQRHAVERLVAALTGEEVPTDGAEWARAEALVETLSADQPELRMASANALGRIGNKAGTKALVGRLGDPDPRVRARAGRALGRIEDPRAVAALQKRLGDESVEVRREAADSLGRIGGDEALSALLGLLDDDSETVRRIAATSLGNFGSAKPLDALVSLLSDESETVRRAAVFSLIELLSNAPGQQSHELRERMVEKLSATDHRSVVDSLVDILDQGTQAHQRRNAAWLLGRVAGDDNRESAIRALASVLDDKDGMTAQFAATSIAEVGGETAEEALLDVLDDPEASSDARAKAAFTLGKVGDERARRRLDEIIDDTDDEDVRKRAFSALSKLGGRG; the protein is encoded by the coding sequence GTGACTTCGCTGTTCGAACTGGAGAAGACGGGCGACGTGGACCAACTCACCTCGCTGTTGGCCAAGAGCAACAGCGAGCCAGTCCGTCGGCGCGCGGCCGATATCCTCGGCGAAGTGGACGCTCCCGACGAGGAGATCCTCGACCCGCTGGTGACGGCCGTCCAGAACGACGACAGCGAGGCGGTGCGCGCGGCGGCCATCGACGCGCTCGACCAGCGCCACGCCGTCGAACGACTCGTCGCCGCGCTGACCGGCGAGGAGGTGCCGACCGACGGGGCCGAGTGGGCACGGGCCGAGGCGCTGGTCGAGACGCTGTCGGCCGACCAACCCGAACTTCGGATGGCGTCGGCCAACGCCTTGGGTCGCATCGGGAACAAGGCCGGGACGAAGGCGCTAGTCGGGCGGTTGGGCGACCCCGACCCGCGAGTTCGAGCGCGCGCCGGTCGCGCGCTCGGTCGCATCGAGGACCCCCGAGCGGTCGCCGCACTCCAGAAGCGACTGGGCGACGAGAGCGTCGAGGTCCGCCGGGAGGCCGCCGACTCGCTCGGTCGCATCGGCGGCGACGAGGCGCTGTCGGCACTCCTCGGTCTACTGGACGACGACAGCGAGACGGTTCGGCGCATCGCGGCCACCTCGCTGGGCAACTTCGGGAGCGCGAAACCGCTGGACGCGCTGGTGTCGCTCCTCTCCGACGAGAGCGAGACGGTGCGGCGGGCCGCGGTGTTCTCGCTCATCGAACTGCTGTCGAACGCACCGGGCCAGCAGAGCCACGAACTCCGCGAGCGGATGGTCGAGAAACTGAGCGCGACCGACCACCGGAGCGTCGTGGACTCGTTGGTCGATATCTTGGACCAAGGGACCCAAGCCCACCAGCGCCGCAACGCGGCGTGGTTGCTCGGCCGGGTCGCGGGCGACGACAACCGCGAGTCGGCGATTCGGGCGCTGGCGTCCGTATTGGACGACAAGGACGGGATGACCGCGCAGTTCGCCGCGACCAGTATCGCCGAGGTCGGCGGCGAGACCGCCGAGGAGGCCCTACTGGACGTATTGGACGACCCCGAGGCCAGTAGCGACGCGCGGGCGAAAGCGGCGTTCACGCTCGGAAAGGTCGGCGACGAGCGCGCGCGCCGACGCCTCGACGAGATAATCGACGACACCGACGACGAGGACGTTCGGAAGCGCGCGTTCTCCGCGCTGTCGAAACTCGGCGGTCGCGGGTAG
- a CDS encoding methyl-accepting chemotaxis protein encodes MVRDRLLKILTSLRNAENSGEHERNVTFDGGTQTREVSVSSEGTVTRSDLADTYRDADVSDDLQQAHAVHLGQVLDDPTAAAGDAPDLGRRHADSSVSPGTFAGTYGVGVERLVSETFERLEHRLGDGNEAVADELSRAEDELQSALSATMADMEAGLDAYESVGAAGGESEDEEEELNVDDDDLLDGIGVPVFMLDVQRDEVAAWNSALEDLTGVGSDEALGLENASEAFYPDGRRVQTLADKVAESPESAHTEFDVEKADTTQTLYTDEGEMVTRDGEERKIEFSAMPLYDDGDLIAVVETVRDRTEDIHRQEGITSLVEELIGTLTAMEMGDLSARASFEDEYGVVDDSLIEVVDQVNAMAERFEALTERVGEKADDLETSVEQAAESAQTIDERVDAQTEQLSEVATQMENFSASMEEVAASSDEVASAAEEAKASADSGLESSQGAREATDEVIEMSDDLVDTVTELESQMNEIEDVVEVIAEVADQTNLLALNANIEAARAGEAGSGFEVVADEVKELANETREHTEEIAERIEEIQSQANETVVAVEESNEQVKYAGDEIEDALVALEEIADAVEEAATGVTEVAQANDEQAANVEQVMATVEDVRDQTRQVESATDDIVTATREQTQAIDELSARVDDMRSE; translated from the coding sequence ATGGTCCGGGACAGGTTGTTGAAAATTTTAACGAGTTTACGTAATGCGGAGAACAGCGGCGAACACGAGCGAAACGTGACGTTCGACGGCGGGACACAGACCCGAGAGGTCTCCGTCTCGTCGGAGGGAACTGTCACGCGGTCGGACCTCGCCGACACGTATCGAGACGCCGACGTGAGCGACGACCTCCAACAGGCCCACGCGGTCCACCTCGGGCAGGTACTTGACGACCCGACCGCCGCGGCGGGCGACGCCCCCGACCTCGGGCGACGCCACGCGGACTCCTCGGTCTCTCCGGGAACGTTCGCTGGCACCTACGGTGTCGGCGTCGAGCGACTCGTCAGCGAGACGTTCGAGCGACTCGAACACCGACTCGGCGATGGCAACGAAGCGGTCGCCGACGAACTCTCTCGGGCCGAAGACGAACTCCAGTCGGCGCTCTCGGCGACGATGGCCGACATGGAGGCCGGACTCGATGCCTACGAATCCGTCGGGGCCGCGGGCGGGGAAAGCGAGGACGAGGAGGAAGAACTCAACGTGGACGACGACGACCTGCTGGACGGCATCGGCGTCCCGGTGTTCATGCTCGACGTTCAACGCGACGAGGTCGCGGCGTGGAACTCCGCGCTCGAGGACCTGACCGGTGTGGGTTCCGACGAGGCGCTCGGACTGGAAAACGCTAGCGAAGCGTTCTACCCCGACGGTCGCCGCGTACAGACGCTCGCCGACAAGGTGGCCGAGTCGCCCGAGTCGGCCCACACCGAGTTCGACGTGGAGAAAGCCGACACCACGCAGACGCTGTACACCGACGAGGGTGAGATGGTGACCCGCGACGGCGAGGAGCGCAAGATAGAGTTCTCGGCGATGCCACTGTACGACGACGGCGACCTCATCGCGGTGGTCGAGACGGTCCGGGACCGCACCGAGGACATCCACCGCCAAGAGGGTATCACGTCGCTGGTCGAAGAACTCATCGGCACGCTGACCGCGATGGAGATGGGCGACCTCTCTGCCCGCGCCTCCTTCGAGGACGAGTACGGCGTGGTGGACGACTCGCTCATCGAAGTCGTCGATCAGGTCAACGCGATGGCCGAGCGCTTCGAGGCGCTGACCGAGCGCGTCGGCGAGAAGGCCGACGACCTCGAAACGTCGGTCGAACAGGCCGCCGAGTCGGCACAGACGATAGACGAGCGCGTCGATGCCCAGACCGAACAGCTCTCGGAAGTCGCGACCCAGATGGAGAACTTCTCGGCCAGCATGGAGGAGGTCGCGGCCAGTTCCGACGAGGTCGCTTCCGCGGCCGAGGAGGCCAAGGCGTCGGCCGACAGCGGCCTCGAATCCAGTCAGGGCGCGCGCGAGGCCACCGACGAGGTCATCGAGATGAGCGACGACCTCGTGGACACCGTGACCGAACTCGAATCCCAGATGAACGAGATAGAGGACGTGGTCGAGGTCATCGCCGAGGTGGCCGACCAGACCAACCTGCTGGCGCTCAACGCCAACATCGAGGCCGCCCGCGCGGGCGAGGCCGGAAGCGGGTTCGAGGTCGTCGCCGACGAGGTCAAGGAACTGGCCAACGAGACGCGCGAACACACCGAGGAGATAGCCGAGCGCATCGAGGAGATTCAGTCTCAGGCCAACGAGACCGTCGTCGCCGTCGAGGAGTCCAACGAGCAGGTCAAGTACGCTGGCGACGAGATAGAGGACGCGTTGGTCGCGCTCGAAGAGATCGCCGACGCGGTCGAGGAGGCCGCGACCGGCGTGACCGAGGTGGCGCAGGCCAACGACGAGCAGGCCGCCAACGTCGAGCAGGTGATGGCGACCGTCGAGGACGTGCGCGACCAGACCCGGCAGGTCGAGAGCGCGACCGACGACATCGTGACCGCGACCCGCGAGCAGACTCAAGCCATCGACGAACTGTCGGCGCGCGTCGACGACATGCGAAGCGAGTAA
- a CDS encoding CheF family chemotaxis protein produces MSKEGEHKITDTKGKFLQVVKNGRKLNDPDWTSGRILLSNKRIVLAGNQGKRSIPLSKVDGLKGRYDVNQAVASVSDYLSVEFDNNVLLLGTSIDIDEFETDVYGALLNQKMILTKHPAVEGGVVQDTGWEKARIKITEEMVNVAIASGTFVGIELDDIGGVDRATRTVKGEQRTVLEVEHTQGDTSVQTYISGQTRRCSLLESLLKKGERKNEGGVELDETEKEVLMALYSGVSSFEIPDFLGMDVDEVERIFERLVEVDVLEEVRKRREVSLKTRGRNIASESINEK; encoded by the coding sequence ATGAGCAAGGAAGGCGAGCACAAGATAACGGACACGAAGGGGAAGTTCCTGCAGGTCGTCAAGAACGGCCGCAAACTCAACGACCCCGACTGGACCAGCGGCCGCATTCTGCTGTCGAACAAGCGCATCGTGTTGGCGGGCAATCAGGGCAAGCGGTCGATTCCGCTCTCGAAGGTGGACGGCCTGAAGGGTCGGTACGACGTGAACCAAGCCGTCGCGTCGGTCTCGGACTACCTCAGCGTCGAGTTCGACAACAACGTCCTGTTGCTCGGCACGAGCATCGACATCGACGAGTTCGAGACCGACGTGTACGGGGCCTTGCTCAACCAGAAGATGATTCTGACCAAGCACCCCGCGGTCGAAGGGGGCGTGGTCCAAGACACCGGCTGGGAGAAGGCCCGCATCAAGATAACCGAGGAGATGGTCAACGTCGCCATCGCCTCGGGCACGTTCGTCGGCATCGAACTCGACGACATCGGCGGGGTCGATAGGGCGACTCGGACCGTCAAGGGCGAACAGCGGACCGTCCTCGAAGTCGAACACACGCAGGGCGACACCAGCGTCCAGACGTACATCTCGGGCCAGACCCGGCGGTGTAGCCTGCTGGAGTCGCTCCTGAAGAAGGGCGAGCGCAAGAACGAGGGCGGCGTCGAGTTGGACGAGACCGAGAAGGAGGTCCTGATGGCGCTGTACTCGGGGGTCTCGTCGTTCGAGATTCCGGACTTCCTCGGGATGGACGTGGACGAAGTCGAGCGCATCTTCGAGCGACTCGTCGAGGTGGACGTGCTGGAGGAGGTCCGCAAACGGCGCGAAGTGAGCTTGAAGACTCGCGGGCGCAACATCGCCAGCGAGTCCATCAACGAGAAGTGA
- a CDS encoding NAD-dependent epimerase/dehydratase family protein — protein sequence MNDGSTFESSLSDAEVSADLTDRTVLITGGAGFVGSHLAEALVADNEVRILDNLSGGTREHVPAGADLVEGDICDEETLTDAMDGADLVFHEAALVSVEESVANPPESNRVNAAATVALLEQARDEDARVVLASSAAVYGHPDSVPVEEGDPKEPTSPYGIDKLSLDHYARRYHDLYGLETVPLRYFNVYGPRQNPEYSAVVNVFFQQAADGGPLTVEGDGEQTRDFVHVRDVVRANLLAATTDRVGEPFNVGTGGSVTVNELAETVVEVTNSDAEITHVEPRPGDIRHSEADISKAREELGYEPTVPLDEGLRALAETRGLR from the coding sequence ATGAACGACGGTTCGACTTTCGAGTCGTCCCTGAGCGACGCCGAAGTATCGGCCGACCTGACGGACCGGACGGTGCTGATAACCGGCGGCGCTGGCTTCGTCGGGAGCCACCTCGCGGAGGCGCTGGTCGCGGACAACGAGGTCCGCATCCTCGATAATCTCTCGGGCGGCACGCGCGAACACGTCCCCGCGGGCGCGGACCTCGTGGAGGGCGACATCTGCGACGAGGAGACCCTCACCGACGCGATGGACGGCGCGGACCTCGTGTTCCACGAGGCCGCGCTGGTGTCGGTCGAGGAGTCCGTCGCGAACCCGCCCGAGAGCAACCGGGTCAACGCCGCGGCGACCGTGGCCCTCCTCGAACAGGCTCGCGACGAGGACGCTCGTGTCGTCCTCGCGTCGTCTGCCGCCGTCTACGGCCACCCCGACTCGGTGCCGGTCGAGGAGGGCGACCCGAAGGAGCCGACCTCGCCGTACGGTATCGACAAGCTCTCGCTCGACCACTACGCGCGTCGGTACCACGACCTCTACGGGTTGGAGACGGTGCCTCTGCGCTACTTCAACGTCTACGGCCCGCGCCAGAACCCCGAGTACAGCGCGGTGGTCAACGTCTTCTTCCAGCAGGCCGCCGACGGCGGCCCCCTCACCGTCGAGGGCGACGGCGAGCAGACCCGCGACTTCGTCCACGTCCGCGACGTGGTTCGGGCGAACCTGCTGGCGGCGACGACCGACCGCGTGGGCGAACCGTTCAACGTCGGCACGGGCGGTAGCGTCACGGTCAACGAACTCGCCGAGACGGTGGTCGAGGTGACGAACTCCGACGCCGAGATTACGCACGTCGAGCCGCGACCGGGCGACATCCGCCACAGCGAGGCCGACATCTCGAAGGCGCGTGAGGAGTTGGGCTACGAACCGACGGTTCCGCTGGACGAGGGACTTCGAGCGTTGGCCGAGACGAGGGGGCTTCGGTAA
- a CDS encoding alkaline phosphatase family protein → MSAKSTDPDKAFVLGLDGVPWYLLEDWIEAGELPNFARLVEEGAAGPLESTKPPTTALAWPTIATGTWPDKHGVYAFHEVQSDYTNEMNTSHDLARPELWDVLSPAVVGNVPMTYPADDIDGQMVTGMMTPGFDGGFTSPPELADEILDEMPDYQIGLPWDEYHDDREGFLEDFETLVASQRGLLEKQMTVEDWRLFFFVFTAPDRIQHLVWDRDVLLDHYRELDDALGDVLDYVERHGANLFVVSDHGFGPIDTYVHTNTLLEREGYLTRKTGSGRGALERLGLTKERVETLLGTAGITIEDLYQRLPESVIESVASQVPGSHALYDVDFTETVAFTHGEGSLYVNDAERFEQGIVAPDQIPAVKAEVRDALEGLEDPETGQRVLNVYDGDEVFETDDDSPDLVVRGRVKEGYLNGNSLSGSVFTDSDMNATHRSEGIFLAWGPSVEAGSAPEEATVADVAPTLLHSVGEAVPEAADGRVLSEVFDPDADAARRDVVERALDERDSSAAHDADYDEVESRLKGLGYMD, encoded by the coding sequence ATGTCGGCGAAATCAACAGACCCGGACAAGGCGTTCGTTCTCGGACTCGACGGCGTACCGTGGTATCTCCTCGAAGACTGGATAGAAGCGGGCGAGCTACCGAACTTCGCTCGCCTCGTCGAGGAGGGAGCGGCCGGGCCGCTCGAAAGCACGAAGCCCCCGACGACCGCGCTGGCGTGGCCGACCATCGCCACGGGGACGTGGCCCGACAAACACGGCGTCTACGCCTTCCACGAGGTGCAGTCGGACTACACCAACGAGATGAACACCAGCCACGACCTCGCGCGGCCGGAACTCTGGGACGTTCTCTCCCCGGCGGTCGTCGGCAACGTCCCGATGACCTACCCCGCCGACGACATCGACGGCCAGATGGTCACGGGGATGATGACGCCCGGATTCGACGGCGGCTTCACCTCCCCACCGGAACTCGCCGACGAGATTTTAGACGAGATGCCGGACTACCAGATCGGCCTCCCGTGGGACGAGTACCACGACGACCGTGAGGGGTTCCTCGAAGACTTCGAGACGCTGGTCGCCAGCCAGCGCGGACTCCTCGAAAAGCAGATGACGGTCGAAGACTGGCGACTCTTCTTCTTCGTCTTCACCGCGCCCGACCGCATCCAGCACCTCGTCTGGGACCGAGACGTTCTCCTCGACCACTACCGAGAGTTGGACGACGCGTTGGGCGACGTGCTGGACTACGTCGAGCGCCACGGCGCGAACCTCTTCGTCGTCTCGGACCACGGGTTCGGTCCCATCGACACCTACGTCCACACGAACACGCTCCTCGAACGCGAGGGGTATCTCACCCGGAAGACCGGGTCGGGCCGCGGCGCGCTCGAACGCCTCGGCCTGACGAAAGAGCGCGTCGAGACGCTCCTCGGGACGGCGGGAATCACCATCGAGGACCTCTACCAGCGCCTTCCCGAATCGGTTATCGAGTCCGTCGCGTCGCAAGTTCCCGGCAGTCACGCGCTCTACGACGTGGACTTCACCGAGACGGTCGCGTTCACCCACGGCGAGGGGAGCCTCTACGTCAACGACGCCGAGCGGTTCGAGCAGGGCATCGTCGCGCCCGACCAAATCCCCGCGGTCAAAGCCGAGGTTCGGGACGCGCTCGAAGGACTCGAAGACCCCGAGACCGGCCAGCGCGTCCTGAACGTCTACGACGGCGACGAGGTGTTCGAGACCGACGACGACTCGCCCGACCTCGTGGTCCGCGGCCGGGTGAAAGAGGGGTACCTGAACGGGAACTCCCTGTCGGGGTCGGTGTTCACCGACAGCGACATGAACGCGACCCACCGCTCGGAGGGCATCTTCCTCGCGTGGGGTCCGTCCGTCGAGGCCGGGAGCGCGCCCGAGGAGGCGACGGTCGCCGATGTCGCGCCGACCCTCCTTCACAGCGTGGGCGAGGCCGTCCCCGAAGCCGCCGACGGCCGGGTCCTCTCGGAGGTGTTCGACCCCGACGCCGACGCCGCGCGCCGCGACGTGGTCGAGCGCGCGCTCGACGAACGGGACTCCTCGGCGGCCCACGACGCCGACTACGACGAAGTCGAGTCCCGTCTCAAGGGACTGGGCTACATGGATTAG